ATTATTCCCTTAAAAGTAGAGAGAACCCAATGTTCCCTTGTGACATAGGTCCTGTCTTTACTTTTACGATAGACTAGAAATGAGGAAATAATTATGAAAAACAAATTTTCTCAAGTAATCGTGCTTTCCATGGTTACCCTTTCCTCAATGGCTTTGCTGACGGCCTGTTCCAGCCATAAGGAATCGAGTTCAGCAGATAAGACGCCTAAGAGCAGCCAGGTGACCTCATCAAGTAAGGCTAAAACATCCAGTAAAGATAGCGGTAAGACTAGCAAGTCTAGTGCTAAGGCCAAGGAATCTTCGGGTGCAAAGACGGAGTCTTCAAGCACGCAAAGTAGTCAAAAGGCTTCTGCCCCAAGTTCGAGTAGTAGTCAGGCTCAGTCATCATCTTCAAAGAGTTCATCAGTTCCCTCAAGTAGCCAGTCCCAAGCACCTAAATCATCAAACGAGAGCCAATCTTCAGCCAGTCAATCTCAAGCGCCAAAGAGCTCAAGTGATAGTCAAGCTTCAAGTAGTCAATCTAGCAATCAAGCTCAAGCTAAAACGGATATGCAAGTAACCACCGTGGATATGGATGTGAGTGCTGTAGCGCGTGGTCAGTTTGATAGTATTGCTGGTACTTGGAAGTCCAGTGATGGCAGTCGTCTGGTCTTTAACAACACTAGCCTAGTAGGAGATATCACTGCCCAAGGTCAAGCGACAGTTCACAATTATGTGCACCCGAAAGATAATTATCAAGAGGGCTCAGGTAAGTATGATGCCACCCTCTCAAGAGATAGAGGGGACACTTCTGGTATTGTTGGAGATATTAGCTTTGTCTCTAAAAAGGCAGCTATTTCTGGTCCTAGCTATGAACAAGATACCATTCAAGTAACCAGTACTGATGGAACAAAGGTCTACTTTAAAGAATCAGATAATGTGACACTACCTAAAGACGTGACTGTTACTGACAATCAACTTCCAATTGATGGTGGTATTGCAGAATCTGGCAGCTACACGCTTACCAAACGTACAGCTGTCAAAAATACTCCTAGTGATACAGCTCCAGTTGAATTTTACTTAGAAGCAGGCGATAAGATTAACTTTGATATGAAGGTTACTCAAGACGGTCATAGTTGGATTTCTTACATCAGCTATAGTGGTGTTCGCCGTTATGTTCAAGTGGATTAAATAAGATATCTAGAAAGGTCAGAATTTCTTCTGATCTTTCTATTATTTTGTGGAAAAAGCCTTGTCTATTCCCTAATAAATCGATACAATAGAAAGGTCGGTTTAACCGAAAATTTTTAAATAATGAGGACAAAAATGTGTCAGTAAATTGGCAAGATATTGCGTTTTCTTTCCTCGGTGGTTTGGGGCTTTTCCTCTTTAGTATCAAGTATATGGGAGATGGTCTTCAACAAGCAGCCGGAGATAAGTTGCGCTTTTACATCGATAAGTATACCAGCAACCCGTTTTTAGGGGTTTTGATTGGTATTGTCATGACGGCCTTGATTCAATCGAGTTCAGGGGTTACCGTTATTGTCGTCGGTCTGGTTTCGGCAGGGCTTTTGAGTCTTCGTCAGGCTATTGGTATTGTCATGGGGGCAAACATCGGTACAACCGTAACTTCCTTCATGATTGGTTTCAAGCTTGGTGACTATGCCCTTCCAGTGATTTTCCTGGGGGCTGCGCTTCTCTTCTTTACAAGCAATAAGAAGCTCAATAATCTAGGACGTATCTTGTTTGGTGTTGGGGGGATTTTCTTTGCCCT
Above is a window of Streptococcus salivarius DNA encoding:
- a CDS encoding SH3 domain-containing protein, with amino-acid sequence MKNKFSQVIVLSMVTLSSMALLTACSSHKESSSADKTPKSSQVTSSSKAKTSSKDSGKTSKSSAKAKESSGAKTESSSTQSSQKASAPSSSSSQAQSSSSKSSSVPSSSQSQAPKSSNESQSSASQSQAPKSSSDSQASSSQSSNQAQAKTDMQVTTVDMDVSAVARGQFDSIAGTWKSSDGSRLVFNNTSLVGDITAQGQATVHNYVHPKDNYQEGSGKYDATLSRDRGDTSGIVGDISFVSKKAAISGPSYEQDTIQVTSTDGTKVYFKESDNVTLPKDVTVTDNQLPIDGGIAESGSYTLTKRTAVKNTPSDTAPVEFYLEAGDKINFDMKVTQDGHSWISYISYSGVRRYVQVD